In a genomic window of Alphaproteobacteria bacterium:
- a CDS encoding tryptophan synthase subunit alpha, with the protein MRRLAQTFDTLKAEKRKGLITFVMGGDPDPDTSLAILKALPGCGADILEIGMPFSDPMADGPVIQKSGQRALAAGTTLPKIFELVRSFRKENAKTPLVLMGYANPIYRYGVDKFALDCADSGVDGVIIVDLPPEEDQQVREAVGNQFVDMIRLIAPTSDSQRLEKITDGATGFLYYVSITGITGAAKADLEAVRGHLENVRSQTNLPLAIGFGIKTPQDAQEMSALGDAVVVGSSIVEKVALLSEKSGKITSDGPEMKAVLDHVRALSAALKSPA; encoded by the coding sequence ATGAGGCGTCTGGCGCAAACATTCGACACGCTGAAGGCGGAAAAGCGCAAGGGGTTGATTACCTTTGTTATGGGCGGCGATCCCGACCCGGACACCAGTCTTGCGATCCTTAAGGCCTTGCCCGGATGCGGGGCGGACATACTCGAAATCGGGATGCCGTTCTCCGACCCGATGGCGGACGGACCCGTGATTCAAAAATCGGGGCAACGCGCTCTGGCCGCCGGAACCACGTTGCCGAAAATTTTTGAACTGGTCCGTTCGTTTCGAAAAGAGAATGCAAAAACTCCGCTGGTGCTGATGGGATATGCAAACCCTATTTACCGATACGGCGTCGATAAGTTTGCGCTGGACTGCGCGGATTCCGGCGTGGACGGCGTGATCATCGTCGATCTGCCCCCGGAGGAAGATCAACAGGTGCGCGAAGCCGTGGGGAACCAGTTCGTCGATATGATCCGTTTGATCGCTCCGACAAGCGATTCGCAGCGTCTTGAAAAAATCACGGACGGGGCGACCGGGTTTCTTTATTACGTGTCGATTACCGGGATTACCGGAGCGGCGAAAGCTGATCTGGAGGCCGTGCGCGGGCATCTGGAGAACGTCCGTTCCCAGACCAACCTGCCTTTGGCGATCGGGTTCGGGATCAAGACACCCCAGGACGCGCAGGAAATGTCGGCGCTGGGGGATGCGGTGGTCGTGGGTTCTTCTATTGTTGAAAAAGTTGCCCTCCTGAGCGAAAAATCAGGTAAAATCACATCCGATGGTCCCGAGATGAAGGCGGTTCTGGATCATGTCCGCGCCCTTTCCGCCGCTCTTAAGTCCCCTGCGTGA
- a CDS encoding effector binding domain-containing protein — protein MSSEKAMRYELKAGLEHLPAFTVRGISAVISNAQGRAADDINALWQDFFTGQLGQRIPERASDVIYAVYSDYAGDHTQPYRLTLGYAVDEAAGSAHGGLYTVQVERGDYASLCSRGAQPQNLIETWQAVWASDLERAFRTDFELYGPRFFEDGIHEVLVYIGLNGQDS, from the coding sequence ATGAGTTCCGAGAAGGCGATGCGCTATGAGCTTAAAGCCGGACTGGAACATCTTCCGGCGTTTACGGTGCGCGGAATCAGCGCCGTGATCAGCAACGCGCAGGGGCGGGCTGCGGATGATATCAATGCGCTGTGGCAGGATTTCTTTACCGGGCAGCTGGGACAGCGTATTCCCGAGCGGGCCAGCGATGTGATTTACGCGGTTTATTCGGATTATGCGGGGGATCATACGCAACCCTACCGCCTGACGCTTGGTTATGCGGTCGATGAGGCTGCGGGTTCCGCCCATGGCGGGCTTTACACAGTGCAGGTGGAGCGCGGGGATTATGCCTCTTTGTGTTCGCGGGGGGCGCAGCCGCAGAATCTGATCGAGACGTGGCAGGCGGTGTGGGCCAGCGATCTGGAGCGGGCGTTCCGCACCGATTTCGAGCTTTACGGGCCGCGGTTTTTTGAGGATGGAATCCATGAGGTTCTGGTTTATATCGGATTGAACGGGCAGGATTCATGA